Genomic DNA from Bacteroides zhangwenhongii:
AAGGAAACAGGTGATTGTATGTGTACAGACTTACCCGTGTATACGTTCGTCAAATAAAAATACACTCCAGTAGGATCTTTGGTTAGACGCCAACGTTGGGCATTCACTTTTGTATCAGTCCAAGCCACAATTTCTGTTCCCTCATCAAAAGAAGCGTTCCGAACGAACATACTTCTAGTTTCATCGGAATAAGGAGATATTTTATAAACAGCTCCTGAAATAAGATCCGACGCCTGCGCTTCCTCTACCAGAGAAGATACTTCGCTAGCTGAGCATCCGGCCAACATAGTCATGGCACTTAAAGCCCACAATGTGATTTTCTTCATTATTCATTCTATTAAAGTTAAACATATCTATTTTTTAAATCAGTGAGAAGTGGAAGCCAGAGGTTCGGCAGAAGGTGGGGCTGCCTCCAATGCAGCTCCCCATAACCTGTTTGCCTTGTTACCCATTACTAATTCTAACTTTCCACCTTTCATTATATCTTTATGTTCGAACCACGGTTTATTCCATGGTTTACCGTTAAGCATTGCAGACTGAATGTATTTGTTCTCGTCCGAACAGTTTTCAGCTATGATTTCAAAGGTTTTCCCATTACCTAATGCTATCCTTACATGATTAAATAATGGAGAACCTATATTATAGGTTGGAGAGCCTGGAGTGACTGGATAAAAACCCATTGCTGAAAATACGACAAATGCACTCATTCCACCACCATCTTCATCACCTGGTACTCCCATCAAGTCGTTACGGAACCATTGCCTCATTAAAGAACGGATTCTTTTTTGAGTCATCCAAGGTTGACCAGCATAATTATAAAGATAGGGAATATGCAGACAAGGTTCGTTTGCCATTGAGAATTGCCCTACGTTTCCCGTATGATCCGGAAGATGAGAATAGAAAGAAAATTTAGCTTCGCCTATTGGTTCTCTAAAAGTCTGATTCAGGTTATCTATAAATTTCTCGCGTCCACCCATCAGCGCGATCAAATCTGCCGGGTTGTGCTGTACATCCCAACGATAGATCCAGCCATTATTTTCTCCATAATAGTCACGTGCTCCCATACCACCGGAAAAACGGTAGTCAAAAGGGTAAATAAAGTCTCCTTTGTTGTCGCGAGGGTGGAAAAATCCAGTTTCGGCATTATATACATTGCGGTAGGAATAGGCAATTTTCATAAATTGTTCGTATTCGCCATTGTATCCGAATGTATGTGCTATTTGTGCCAGACACCAATTATCGTAACAATTACCAAGCATAACAGAGATAGCTTGGCGACGTTCGAAGCCATGTACACCTAAACATGTTTCTTCTTCACCCGGGTGGAGTGCAGGAAAATATCCGTATTGCTGATAGAAAGAATCGAGCTCTGTTAACGGCCCTTTCTGCCAAGGTAACAGGGTTTTCTCTGTAATAGCACCCTTACATGCTTTGTATGCTTGTTCTAAATCAATGTCTGTGATTCCCTTGCAGTAAGCATCCCATATAGTAGCTACTGCATGATTTCCATTCATACGATGGCTGTCACCCGTTATTTCGGGGAAGGTGGGCATCCATCCGTTGGGCGATTGCTGTGCCATACGGATAAAAGAACTGACCATCGCACGTTCTTTTTCCGGTTCGATCAGAATCCGTAAAGGATGTACAGCACGATATGTATCCCAAATCCAGTCATCTGTATAAAAAGGAATTCCACCATCCATATGTATTTGATTGTCAAAAGCGCTGTAATAAGATCCGTCTTCGGATATGTTAATCATTCGTTCGTAAGTTCGATACAGCGAAGTGTAGAATATTACTTTTTGATCATCTGTCCCACCTTTTATTTCTATTTTTCCCAAAGTTTCGTTC
This window encodes:
- a CDS encoding GH92 family glycosyl hydrolase; amino-acid sequence: MKSIRKTALIIGVFSFFVLGSISYAKEKTEPVDYVNPYMGNISHLLFPTYPTVHLPNGMLRVYPERKDFTSDLCHGLPIAVTSHRGASAFNLSPVCGLNEGISSVQDYSYDREKISPYHYQVYLDENNILVDFAPSYQSGIYTFTYEGAANSQIILNTRNGYLFVDNEGIGGCQYLDDKTTIYLFMESDCEAISKGGLQNGIMNSACQRVDGENAAIVFDYGSCKKITLRYGISFISIEQAKKNLRREIHTYDIDKVAETGRKIWNETLGKIEIKGGTDDQKVIFYTSLYRTYERMINISEDGSYYSAFDNQIHMDGGIPFYTDDWIWDTYRAVHPLRILIEPEKERAMVSSFIRMAQQSPNGWMPTFPEITGDSHRMNGNHAVATIWDAYCKGITDIDLEQAYKACKGAITEKTLLPWQKGPLTELDSFYQQYGYFPALHPGEEETCLGVHGFERRQAISVMLGNCYDNWCLAQIAHTFGYNGEYEQFMKIAYSYRNVYNAETGFFHPRDNKGDFIYPFDYRFSGGMGARDYYGENNGWIYRWDVQHNPADLIALMGGREKFIDNLNQTFREPIGEAKFSFYSHLPDHTGNVGQFSMANEPCLHIPYLYNYAGQPWMTQKRIRSLMRQWFRNDLMGVPGDEDGGGMSAFVVFSAMGFYPVTPGSPTYNIGSPLFNHVRIALGNGKTFEIIAENCSDENKYIQSAMLNGKPWNKPWFEHKDIMKGGKLELVMGNKANRLWGAALEAAPPSAEPLASTSH